The region TCCGCCGACCGGGCGACCGCAACGGGGACAGCCAGGCACCCCGCCGCAAGAGACAGGATCAACCACAGGCAGGCGTTCGGGCGTCGCGCGTCCATGTTCGGACCTCCTTAGGGGAAGTTGGACGGCAGGTTCTCGCTCACGACTTGATTATAAGCCCACGGACCGCCGAGGACAATCCGCTTGGGGATTCGCCTCGGCGGTCCGAGCCTGAAAAGCCCGCGGGACGTCAATAGGTGTCCCAGTGCAGGACGTCTTCGAGGGACCGTTTGCCGGGACTCGCCAGCGCGCCTTCGGCCCACCCTATGGCCACGAGAGAGACCAGGTGCAACTCGGCCGGGGCCCCGATCCGTTTGACGACCTGCGGGGCATAGGGTTTCTTGTCGCCGGCGACCCAGCACGCGCCGAGGCCGAGGGCGTGGGCCGCGAGGAGCATGTTCTGGGTGGCGGCCGACCCGTCTTCGAGGTAATACTTCGTCGCCTCGGCGAGGACAGCGATGCAGACCGGCGCGTCGGCGATGAAGGGGCCGTAGTCGGTCATGGCGGCGATCTCGCGGCGAGCGGCGGCATCCGTCACGACGACGAACTCCCACGGCTGCTCGTTGCGCGCGGTGGCGGCCAGTCGGCCGGCGTCCACCACCTGCTCGACGAGTTCGCGTCCGACGTGGCGGTCGGCGAAACGTCGGCACGAGCGCCGGCTGCGCAGGGCTTCCAGGGCATCCATCGGCCTCTCCTTTATCGCTTGGGCGTGACGACGATTTCCTGCTGGTCGATCATCTCGACGCGCTTGGAATCCGGATGGTAGGTGATGACGCGTGCGGCCACCTCGCCGAACTGCTGCGTCGCCTCGGTCGCCTGCCAGAGGCGCGCCCACTGGTCGGCGCCCGAGTAAAGGCGCATCAGTTCCGGCGCCCGCTGGTACATCAGCCGCTGGCTGCTGCCGCAACGGTCGTCCACCCACAACCGGACGCCGCCGTCCGCCACCATCTTCTCGACGGTCATGCGGTCTTCGCGTGCGGCGGGCGCGGCGGCGGAAGGGGCGCGCTCGCTGAAGACGACCTGGAGGTCGCCGCTGCGGATCTTCGTCGTGGTGGGCTTGCCGCCCGAGGCAGCCCCGGCGCCCGGCGAGCCTCGGCCGACGTGAATCACCTCCACGTTCCCTTTGAAATAGCACCGGTCGCCGGCGCCGTCGTAGGCCATCCCCTCGGTCCACGCGACGTTCGTCCGGGCGTAGCCGGCGGGCGCCTCGACCGCCCAGAACTTGCCCTCGTCGGCGTGGCCGAGGCCCGGCGGCGCCGCCTTGCCGGGGTCCGCCTTCTCGCGCGCGAGGATGCGCATGCGTCCCGGCCCGCGGAGGTAGGCCTTGCGGTTCGCCTCGACGTACGTCAGGTTGTCGCCGTCGATCTCCATCTGGTACCGCACGGCGCCGTCGGGGTCCATCCGGCGTTCGACGGCCCGCACGTCGTTCTCGGCGAAGACGCGTTCGACGGCTTTGCGGCCCATGAGGCCGCCCATCGGGGACGAGCGGTCCTTGGCCGGAGCGGGCGTCCCCGCGACCGCGCCGGGGGCCGGCGCCTTCTCGGGCGCGTCGCGGAAGTAGACCCACATGCGTCGGCAGTCGAGTCGGCTGGCGCCCGTCGTCGCCTTCACGTCGCCGTCGAAGAACGCGAAGTTCCGCGCGTCCTCGAAATACATGCTCTCTTTCCACCGGATGACGAGCGGGTCGGCGCTTTGCCGCGGCCGGCCCCGAAGGTCCGTTGAGGCGGGCACTTCGAGTTCCCCCGCGCCCC is a window of Planctomycetota bacterium DNA encoding:
- a CDS encoding nitroreductase family protein — encoded protein: MDALEALRSRRSCRRFADRHVGRELVEQVVDAGRLAATARNEQPWEFVVVTDAAARREIAAMTDYGPFIADAPVCIAVLAEATKYYLEDGSAATQNMLLAAHALGLGACWVAGDKKPYAPQVVKRIGAPAELHLVSLVAIGWAEGALASPGKRSLEDVLHWDTY